The Chaetodon auriga isolate fChaAug3 chromosome 3, fChaAug3.hap1, whole genome shotgun sequence genome has a window encoding:
- the serpinb1 gene encoding leukocyte elastase inhibitor isoform X1, whose protein sequence is MSYGGPLRVITDPGLCGFSLPRGILWTAACFCVLLSLFHTRSEVEVQPLQQDDQENRSSVMAAISSSNTRFALELLRTLSQANPTGNIFVSPLSISSALAMVYLGAKGDTAAQMAQALSFSCGEDVHADFETLNADINSPSASYILKLANRLYGENTANFLPQFLEATQKYYQADLKAVDFMGAPEACRGEINSWVEQQTENKIKDLLKPGTVSAMTRLALVNAIYFKGNWMNRFDEENTKEMPFKVNQNENKPVQMMYQMRKLPYNYIPELGLQILELPYVDEELSMFILLPEESADGSDPLLKLENELTQEKLDEWTNRENMDVHSEIFVHLPKFKLEEDYELNEPLVKLGMTDVFCGAKADLSGMNGDTGLFLSTVAHKAFVEVNEEGTEAAAATAGMIAFCMLREEHFTADHPFLFFIRHNKTKSILFLGRFSSPQ, encoded by the exons ATGAGCTACGGTGGACCCCTGCGTGTCATCACCGACCCGGGACTTTGTGGGTTTTCTCTTCCGCGGGGAATTTTGTGgactgctgcttgtttctgcGTTTTACTTTCACTCTTTCACACGCGGAGTGAGGTCGAGGTTCAGCCGTTGCAGCAGGACGATCAG GAAAACCGATCATCAGTCATGGCCGCCAtcagcagctcaaacacaagGTTTGCCTTGGAGCTGCTCCGCACTCTGAGCCAGGCAAACCCCACCGGGAACATCTTCGTCTCCCCGCTGAGCATCAGCTCAGCGCTGGCTATGGTTTACCTGGGCGCTAAAGGAGACACTGCTGCTCAGATGGCACAG GCCCTGTCGTTCAGCTGCGGTGAAGACGTCCACGCAGACTTTGAGACACTGAACGCTGACATCAACTCACCCTCTGCATCATACATCCTGAAACTAGCCAACCGGCTTTATGGAGAAAACACCGCCAACTTCCTGCCG CAATTCCTGGAAGCCACACAGAAGTACTACCAGGCAGACCTGAAGGCTGTTGATTTCATGGGGGCTCCAGAGGCGTGCAGAGGGGAAATCAACAGCTGGGtcgagcagcagacagaaa ATAAGATTAAAGACCTTCTGAAGCCAGGAACAGTCAGTGCTATGACGAGATTGGCTCTGGTTAACGCCATCTACTTCAAGGGAAACTGGATGAACCGCTTTGATGAGGAAAACACCAAAGAGATGCCTTTTAAAGTCAACCAG aATGAGAACAAGCCAGTCCAGATGATGTACCAGATGAGGAAGCTGCCCTACAACTACATTCCTGAGCTCGGTCTGCAGATCCTGGAGCTGCCGTACGTGGATGAGGAGCTCAGCATGTTCATCCTGCTGCCTGAGGAGTCCGCAGACGGCTCTGACCCTCTGCTGAAG CTGGAGAACGAGCTAACACAGGAGAAGCTGGACGAATGGACCAACAGGGAAAACATGGACGTCCACTCAGAAATCTTCGTTCACCTGCCCAAGTTCAAGCTGGAGGAAGACTACGAGCTGAACGAGCCTCTGGTCAAACTAGGCATGACAGATGTGTTCTGCGGGGCGAAGGCCGATTTGTCTGGCATGAACGGTGACACGGGACTCTTCCTGTCTACAGTGGCCCACAAGGCCTTTGTGGAGGTGAACGAGGAGGGGACGGAGGCGGCCGCAGCCACAGCAGGCATGATAGCATTCTGTATGCTGAGGGAGGAACACTTCACAGCAGACCaccctttcctcttcttcatcaggCACAATAAGACCAAGTCCATCCTCTTTCTCGGCAGGTTCTCGTCTCCTCAGTAG
- the serpinb1 gene encoding leukocyte elastase inhibitor isoform X2, which yields MAAISSSNTRFALELLRTLSQANPTGNIFVSPLSISSALAMVYLGAKGDTAAQMAQALSFSCGEDVHADFETLNADINSPSASYILKLANRLYGENTANFLPQFLEATQKYYQADLKAVDFMGAPEACRGEINSWVEQQTENKIKDLLKPGTVSAMTRLALVNAIYFKGNWMNRFDEENTKEMPFKVNQNENKPVQMMYQMRKLPYNYIPELGLQILELPYVDEELSMFILLPEESADGSDPLLKLENELTQEKLDEWTNRENMDVHSEIFVHLPKFKLEEDYELNEPLVKLGMTDVFCGAKADLSGMNGDTGLFLSTVAHKAFVEVNEEGTEAAAATAGMIAFCMLREEHFTADHPFLFFIRHNKTKSILFLGRFSSPQ from the exons ATGGCCGCCAtcagcagctcaaacacaagGTTTGCCTTGGAGCTGCTCCGCACTCTGAGCCAGGCAAACCCCACCGGGAACATCTTCGTCTCCCCGCTGAGCATCAGCTCAGCGCTGGCTATGGTTTACCTGGGCGCTAAAGGAGACACTGCTGCTCAGATGGCACAG GCCCTGTCGTTCAGCTGCGGTGAAGACGTCCACGCAGACTTTGAGACACTGAACGCTGACATCAACTCACCCTCTGCATCATACATCCTGAAACTAGCCAACCGGCTTTATGGAGAAAACACCGCCAACTTCCTGCCG CAATTCCTGGAAGCCACACAGAAGTACTACCAGGCAGACCTGAAGGCTGTTGATTTCATGGGGGCTCCAGAGGCGTGCAGAGGGGAAATCAACAGCTGGGtcgagcagcagacagaaa ATAAGATTAAAGACCTTCTGAAGCCAGGAACAGTCAGTGCTATGACGAGATTGGCTCTGGTTAACGCCATCTACTTCAAGGGAAACTGGATGAACCGCTTTGATGAGGAAAACACCAAAGAGATGCCTTTTAAAGTCAACCAG aATGAGAACAAGCCAGTCCAGATGATGTACCAGATGAGGAAGCTGCCCTACAACTACATTCCTGAGCTCGGTCTGCAGATCCTGGAGCTGCCGTACGTGGATGAGGAGCTCAGCATGTTCATCCTGCTGCCTGAGGAGTCCGCAGACGGCTCTGACCCTCTGCTGAAG CTGGAGAACGAGCTAACACAGGAGAAGCTGGACGAATGGACCAACAGGGAAAACATGGACGTCCACTCAGAAATCTTCGTTCACCTGCCCAAGTTCAAGCTGGAGGAAGACTACGAGCTGAACGAGCCTCTGGTCAAACTAGGCATGACAGATGTGTTCTGCGGGGCGAAGGCCGATTTGTCTGGCATGAACGGTGACACGGGACTCTTCCTGTCTACAGTGGCCCACAAGGCCTTTGTGGAGGTGAACGAGGAGGGGACGGAGGCGGCCGCAGCCACAGCAGGCATGATAGCATTCTGTATGCTGAGGGAGGAACACTTCACAGCAGACCaccctttcctcttcttcatcaggCACAATAAGACCAAGTCCATCCTCTTTCTCGGCAGGTTCTCGTCTCCTCAGTAG